GCAGAGACCCTCTCGATATTGAGCACATCGGAAAGGCTGCCGACCTTGAGCATGATATCGTTCAAAGCCTCGACATTCGGCAGGTCTACGGTAAGGTCTATGCTTGCAGTCTTATCGACCAAAGTCTTGACTTTCGCGCCGGTGATATTTGTCTTAGACTCAGAGAATAGCGCCGTTATCTCGCTAAGCAGACCCATGCGATTGAGGGCGCGGATCGAAAGGTCCGTGGGATAACGCTCACCATTAGTCTCGACCCAGTTGATATCTACCAGGCGCTCAGGCTCGGTCGCTTTATATGCCGCAACATTAGGGCATGTGATCGAGTGCAGCGATACACCCTTACCCCGCGAGACATAGCCGATGACTTCCTCACCCGGAAGCGGCGCGCAGCACTTTGCCCGCGAGATCATCAGATTCTTCACTCCGTCGAGTGTTACCGCAAGTTTGCTCTTGCCCGTAGGCTTGGGAGCCTCTATGACCAGCGCCTCCGGCTTCTGCGGCTCAGGTATCTTTAGTCTGTTGACCACGCTGCCAAGCGCTACATGACCGTAGCCGATGGCGGCGTACAGATCATCTTCACTCTGGAGGTTTAGGGCTTTGGCGACAGCTAAAATGTCGCTGGCTTTTATCAGTTCCTTGGGCTCGTGGCCAAGCCTCTCAAGCTCACGCTCAAGCATTTCATGGCCCCTTGTGACATTCTCGGAATAGTGCGCCTTTCTGTAAAAGCCTTTGATTCGATTGCGGGCATGGGAGGTCTTTACAAACGCGAGCCAATCCAGGCTCGGCTGTGCGTTGGACCGGGTTATTACTTCGACTATGTCGCCGTTGTTGAACTTATACGTAAGAGGCACTATCCGACCGTTTACCTTGCCGCCTACGCAGTGGTTACCTACGTCGCTGTGAATCCTGTATGCGAAGTCCACAGGAGTGGAGCCTGCGGGCAGGTCAATAACGTCGCCTCTGGGAGTAAACACAAAGACCTGATCTGTAAAAAGATCGTTGATGACCGAGTGCAAAAACTCACCGGCGTCCTTGCTGTCGGACTGCCAGTCAAAGAGCTGCTGGCGAAGCCATGATAGCTTGCGCTCGAACTCATCGCCGGAGCGCATCCTCTCTTTATATTGCCAGTGGGCGGCCACACCAAAGTCGGCGACCCTGTGCATGTCCCACGTCCTGATCTGCACCTCCAACGGCTCGCCCCTGGGCCCAATCACCTTGGTGTGCAGAGATTGATACATGTTTGACTTGGGCTTTGCGATATAGTCCGAAAACCTCTCCGGAATCGGCATCCAGAGGTCGTGGACCAGCCCCAGCGCGTGATAACATTCCCCTACCCGGTTTACGATAACGCGGACCGCGGAGAGGTCGTATATCTCCGAAATGTCGACTTTCTCGCGCAGCATCTTCTGATATATGCTCCAAAGATGCTTCGGTCTGGCCTGGATCACTGCCTCGATGCCGTCCTTAGCCAGATGCCTCTGGATCATGTCCACTGCTTCGGCCAGATCGTCCTCACGCTCGCCGCGTGTGCCGGATACTTTCTCCGAGACCATCGCATAGGCTTCCGGTTCGAGATATTTGAACGCCAGGTCCTCAAGCTCCCACTTGATCTTCCAGATACCCAGACGGTGCGCAAGTGGAGCGTATATCTGCATGGTCTCACGCGCAATTTTGAGCTGCCGCTCAGGTGGAAGCTCGCCGAGGGTGCGCATATTGTGGAGTCTGTCGGCGAGCTTGATGACCATGACCCGGAAGTCGTGCGCCATGGCAAGGAATATCTTGCGCAGGTTTTCGGCGCTGCGTCTGAACTCGGCCCGGCGCTTCTTTGGCGCTTCAGTACGTTCCTCGATATCGTCGACCACGTCGAAATCGGCCATCTTCAGCTTGGTGACGCCATCGACCAGCTCGGCAATCTCCCCACCGAACTTCTGCTTTATATCGTCATTCGAGTAGTCCTGGTCTTCGACCACGTCATGCAGCAGAGCGGCTGCGACGCTGGCTGTGTCCATCTCGAGGTCGGTCAGAATATCGGCTGTCGCCAATGGGTGGATAATATAAGGCTCGCCGGACTCGCGCTTCTGGTCTTTGTGCGCCTCGGAGGCGAACTTGTATGCGCGCCGGATTAGATCCGTATCCGCCGCATCGTTATACTCCAGTACCTTGCTGATTATAGAGTCGATATCGGCCATCTGAACTATCACGATATTACCTGATTGCCTTGCAGACCAACTGCACTGACTCGACACCATTGAACTTATTTAGTTTAACATGGTAACACATATCTATGCTCCCGCCAAGCTCAAGACGGTCGCAAAGCTCACCCATTCTGAACGCGATGCAGTCGATTGCGGGACCCTTTTTGCCCTGCACTTTGAGCTTGAGGTGAGAGCCGTCCCCTACCCTCTGCTTCTGCAGAACCTTGAGGTTTGTCGTCATAAAAACAGGCTCGCGATTTCCCTCACCGAAAGGCTCCATCGATGCCAGCATATCCGCCAGATTACGGTCGATATCCTCGGGAGCGATCTGGGCGTCTATATCGATATGCGGGACCATCTCGTCTGCAGATATTGTCTCGGATGCCTGAGCGCTGATCTGCTCCTCAAAGGATGGAATGTTCTCCAGCGGGATAGTAAAGCCAGCAGCCAAAGCGTGGCCGCCAAAATGCGTAAACAAATCTGAACATTGCGCAAGAGCATCACGCATGTGAAAAGCATCGATGCTGCGCGCCGAGCCGACACCCATACCTGAGGATTCGTCGCGGGCAATCAGTATAGTCGGCCTGCAGTGGGTCTCACAAATCTTACCAGCCACTATGCCGATAACACCCGGGTTCCAGCCGTCATTCGAAAGCATGAGAATCCTACTTGAGTCGATATCTCTGTTTTCGAGGTCGGCATTAGTCTGAGCCAATATTTTCTCCTGCTCGATCTTTCGGTTGGAATTATGCCTCTCCATATCCAATGCAAGAGCGCTCGCTTCTTTCTCATCTTTGGTCAAAAGGAGCTGGAGCGCGGCGCAGGCATCGGCCATCCTGCCGACTGCGTTGATCCTGGGGCCCAGGACAAATGCGAGGTAGTGCGCGGTCATCTGCTTGCCTTCAAGACCGGTGGTCCTGATCATGGTCTTAAGACCGATCTTCTTGCTGGAAGCCATAGCGTCCAAGCCGCATTTCACGATTGCGCGGTTCTCGTCGAGCAGGGGAACGACATCAGCAACTGTCCCAAGAGCGGCAAGGTCGACAAAACGAGAGACGAAAGACATCTCATCGTGCCCCAGCAGCCGGACTAATCCCTGGGCAAGTTTAAGCGCCACGCCTACCCCGGCAAGCCCCGTAAACGGATACTGTGAATCAGACCTCTTGGGGTTAATGACCGCAACCGCTTCAGGCAGTTCGTCTCCGGGATCATGATGGTCTGTAATAATCAGATCGATGCCCAGTTCTTTGGCGCGCCGGGCTGTCGAGACGGCATTTATGCCGCAGTCACAGCTTACGACCAGTGAGCAGCCTTTCTTTGCCGCCGCGTCTATTGCGAAGGGTTTTATGTCGTAGCCGTCTCTCTGGCGGTGCGGCAGCAGATAGTCGACATTTGCTTTTAAGGCACGTAGGGTCCTTACCAGCAGGGCTGTGCTTGTGACGCCGTCGACATCATAATCGCCGTGGATGCATATCTTTTCGCCAGAGACGATTGCGTCGGCAAGGCGCTCGACACCCGCCTCCATGTCGACAAGCAGGTATGGGTCGTGCATCTGCGATAGCGAAGGGCTCATGAAACGATCTAGATCAGAGACTGACTTTACGCCCCTGTTTACGAGCAGTTTACAGATGACAGGAGCCGTGCCGGTCTGT
The Armatimonadota bacterium genome window above contains:
- a CDS encoding bifunctional (p)ppGpp synthetase/guanosine-3',5'-bis(diphosphate) 3'-pyrophosphohydrolase, whose protein sequence is MIVQMADIDSIISKVLEYNDAADTDLIRRAYKFASEAHKDQKRESGEPYIIHPLATADILTDLEMDTASVAAALLHDVVEDQDYSNDDIKQKFGGEIAELVDGVTKLKMADFDVVDDIEERTEAPKKRRAEFRRSAENLRKIFLAMAHDFRVMVIKLADRLHNMRTLGELPPERQLKIARETMQIYAPLAHRLGIWKIKWELEDLAFKYLEPEAYAMVSEKVSGTRGEREDDLAEAVDMIQRHLAKDGIEAVIQARPKHLWSIYQKMLREKVDISEIYDLSAVRVIVNRVGECYHALGLVHDLWMPIPERFSDYIAKPKSNMYQSLHTKVIGPRGEPLEVQIRTWDMHRVADFGVAAHWQYKERMRSGDEFERKLSWLRQQLFDWQSDSKDAGEFLHSVINDLFTDQVFVFTPRGDVIDLPAGSTPVDFAYRIHSDVGNHCVGGKVNGRIVPLTYKFNNGDIVEVITRSNAQPSLDWLAFVKTSHARNRIKGFYRKAHYSENVTRGHEMLERELERLGHEPKELIKASDILAVAKALNLQSEDDLYAAIGYGHVALGSVVNRLKIPEPQKPEALVIEAPKPTGKSKLAVTLDGVKNLMISRAKCCAPLPGEEVIGYVSRGKGVSLHSITCPNVAAYKATEPERLVDINWVETNGERYPTDLSIRALNRMGLLSEITALFSESKTNITGAKVKTLVDKTASIDLTVDLPNVEALNDIMLKVGSLSDVLNIERVSAHRSRKSK
- the recJ gene encoding single-stranded-DNA-specific exonuclease RecJ, which encodes MIWKVIDCDESAARNLHEQTGTAPVICKLLVNRGVKSVSDLDRFMSPSLSQMHDPYLLVDMEAGVERLADAIVSGEKICIHGDYDVDGVTSTALLVRTLRALKANVDYLLPHRQRDGYDIKPFAIDAAAKKGCSLVVSCDCGINAVSTARRAKELGIDLIITDHHDPGDELPEAVAVINPKRSDSQYPFTGLAGVGVALKLAQGLVRLLGHDEMSFVSRFVDLAALGTVADVVPLLDENRAIVKCGLDAMASSKKIGLKTMIRTTGLEGKQMTAHYLAFVLGPRINAVGRMADACAALQLLLTKDEKEASALALDMERHNSNRKIEQEKILAQTNADLENRDIDSSRILMLSNDGWNPGVIGIVAGKICETHCRPTILIARDESSGMGVGSARSIDAFHMRDALAQCSDLFTHFGGHALAAGFTIPLENIPSFEEQISAQASETISADEMVPHIDIDAQIAPEDIDRNLADMLASMEPFGEGNREPVFMTTNLKVLQKQRVGDGSHLKLKVQGKKGPAIDCIAFRMGELCDRLELGGSIDMCYHVKLNKFNGVESVQLVCKAIR